From Lewinellaceae bacterium:
CTGCTCATGGTAGACGTGGTTATCGAAATGACGATCGTGCACAATGTGGAACGGTATAAAGGAGAGGATATCTATGAAAAAATGCTGTTTCGCAAGGCGGCCTCCCTGTACAATATCATGGAGTATGCAAAGGCCGAGTACATCCTGCGCGAACTCATCAAGATCGATCCCCATAGCGAGTATGCCATTCTTTTTTTGAGGAAGTGCCTGCGGAAAAAAGAGCCGGGTTTTCTCAATACCGCGAAAGCTGGCAGCATTTTCCTGTTTTTGCTCTCCGCATTTGTCATATCGATCGAAGTATTGTTTATCCGGCCTTTTTACAAGGCTCATGTAGAGGAGGTCGAATTTACCCGGACAGCGATCTTCCTCCTTGGCTGCTTCGTCCTGGTGGCCGGCCTTTTGCTGCACCGATGGCTCGTTCAGCGCAGAGTCGACTCTTTTGTAGAGAAAACGCGCAGCGCAAAAATAGATTGATGAAACCAACTTTACTGATACTGGCTGCCGGCATGGGCAGCCGCTACGGAGGGCTCAAGCAGGTCGACGGCGTCGGCCCCGGCGGAGAGCCCATTATTGAATATTCGGTTTACGATGCCATCCGGGCCGGTTTCGGCAAGGTCGTTTTCGTGATCCGCAAAGACATCGAGCCGGCTTTCCGCGAGAAGTTCAGCAATAAGTTTGAGGATAAGGTTCAGGTCGAGTACGCTTTTCAGGCGGTCAATACGCCGATCGAAGGCATTGCCGAGTTGCCGGAACGCGAAAAACCCTGGGGCACCGCCCACGCCGTGCTGGTGGCGCGCCACCTCATACAGGAACCCTTTGCTGTGATCAATGCCGACGACTACTACGGCATTTCCAGCTTCGAGGACATGGCTCATTTCCTGAAATACGATTGCCGCCCGGATCATTACGCTATGATTGGCTACCAACTGGATAAAACGCTGTCGGAAGCCGGCCAGGTCAACCGGGGCATCTGCGAGGTAAATGAGGCCGGCCTGCTGACGGATGTGGTGGAACGCCACAAAATACACCGGGCCGCAGAAGGCATCGTCTACGAAGAGGAGGGGGAAAAGCACTCCTTATCCGAACAAGCGCTGGTGTCCATGAACTTCTGGGGTTTCCACCATCAGGTATTTGACGAAATCCGACGGCAATTCCTCGATTTTGTGGAGGAAAATAAAGAAAACCCCCAAGCTGAATTTTATATCCCCACAGTCGTCAACCAGCTGATCCAGTCCGGCAAGGTAAAGCTGAGCGTGCTGCCCAATAAAGAAAAATGGTACGGCGTGACCTACCGGGAGGATAAGGATATGGTGGAAAAGGCCTTTGGGGTTTTGGTGGAGGAGGGGCGGTATCCGGGGCGGTTGTGGGGGTGAGGCTAAGACACACTTCGGTTATGATCCTAAAAAATTTTAATCCAAAAAGATCAGTGTACCATACCTTTTTGCACAACCCCAGGCGGGCGGGGTGCGATTCCCATTTGTACCCAAGTAGCAGATAGCTTGGGGAAATGCCCCTAAAATTCAGGAAAACACGGTTTCACAGTCCCCTTGCTCCACTGTTATGGAGCCTACGGCCTCAACAATGGAACCGGGAAACCATGTAACCGTACTTCGAGGGAATAATTCCGGGGGTTTTCATGCCCAGAAACATAAGGGGGTACAAACTAGAATCGCACCCGGCGGGCGCGTTCCATTTTGCCATAATGCACTCCTCAAATATATGTTAACGCCATGCACAGGATATCCTGTCATCCTTTCCTTAGAAGCTAAACCCGACCGAAGCCTGCAGGGTGAGGTTGTGGTCTTTGTCATCCCGGAAGATCAAATTGTTGTCTTCATTCAACTCCTTGCGGGAAGGATCCTGTTCGGTTTTGGTGAGGTCTGAAAGGCCGTAGTTGACCCGCAGGCCGACGTAGAGGCCCTGGTTGAGGTAGAAAGCCAGGCCGCCAATCAAGCCCAGGTCGATGGTTTTGAAAAGATCTTGCTTGCCTTCGAGTTCCTGGAAGTTGGTGGTCAGGGTTTTGGGGATTTTCACGGTTTTGCCGTCGATGTCGCGGATTTCCACATCGTCGATGTCGGTCCGCCGGAATGTATCGTCGAAATAGCTGAAATCCAGAACGACCGTAAAGGGGTCGACTGTGGAGCCGGCGGCTGTCTGCCCGCTGAAAGTCAGCTCGCCGGAGCCTCGGGAAGATACGAGGAAGCCAAGGCTGGCTCCCCCGGAGATTTCTACCCTGCCGTAGCGCCCTACGGCCATAAAGGGGATGTCGATATAGGAGTTGGTAATGGAAAGGGAAGTATTCCGGTCTCCGGTGGCATAGATGGGCTGGTCATCTTCGGTATACAGTATCCAGAAAGACTGGCCGTTGTAATTGTAATCAGTGCCTTTTTGGGAGTAAAGCAACTCGGCGCGCAGGCCGAAGTAGTCGTTGAATTTCAGGTTGGCCGTAGCGCCGACGTGGAAGCCGGTCGACATTTTGTATTCCTCCAGGCTGTTGCCGCTGTCGCTTGCCTCCGACGGCCCGTCGATGGTGGCGAAGTTGATGCCTGCCCGGAAGCCTCCGGAAAATTCCTGGGCGGCGAGCTGGAACCAGCCCGGAATAGCCAATAATAGTACGAGTGAAAGCCGATTCATTGATTGTATTTTTTTGTAATGTACAAAAAGAGTTCCTTTCGCCGGCCAAACAATGAACGGCTCTGTTAAAAGGCTTTGCGCAGCCAGATTCGGTTGGCAGCCACCTCTTCCTTTTTTTCAACGGCAATGATATCGAAACCATTGCCCAGCGCAAATATAAGCATGGCTTTGTGGACATTGCGCGTTTTAAAGGCAATACTGTCGTACCCCTGCTTTTTAGCCCAGGCTTCCTGGGCGTTGGCCAGTGCCTGAGCGATGCCTTTCTTTCGATAGGCCGGCAGCACGCCGCCCATCCAGGAATAAAAGTAGCCGTCGCGCTCATAGCCGGCTTTGAAGCCCACCGGCTTGTCGCCGTCGTAGGCGGCGAGGATGAGGTGGGGGGCATTCCTGAAGCGCTTCTGGTATTCTTCAGCGCCGTGCGGGTTTTCCAGTTCGGGAACTTGTTGGGAAACTTGCACGGCAGTTTCGATAGTGGCTGTACGGATGGAGTAGTTCATGATACAATAATGCAGGAGGAATATTGTGCCGAAAATTTAAAGTTAAATACAGCGAGCAGCCGTTAATGTTTTGCTAAATTCAGGCCGTGAGAGGCGAAAGCGCAATGGCGCTTTCGCCTCTGGCGTTACAAAAACGACGGTTCACCGTCCTAATTGCAGACTTGATAAATTGCTGACAGCCCCTTGAAAAAACTTGTCAAGTCTTAGCCAGAAGCAAATTTTATATCCCCCAACCGCACAACTATTAACGCTTTAAACCTATTTTTAGAATAGATAAAGTCATGGACATGAAAAATATATTGCTGCTCTTCATTACTGCCTTCGGCTTTTCCGGCATGCTCCAGGGCCAGGCTAACGGGACGATCAGCGTCGCCGGCCAACAATACCCTTACATCGTCGATGATTGCGGGGATACCCTGATCGTGGCTACGCTGGACGATGTGTCCATCTCCACCATGCGGGAATTCAAGAGCCGGGAAGACTATCTGCGCTACCGCCGCTACCGCCGCTATGCCGCCAAGGTGTATCCCTACGCCGTGGAGGCAGTCAAAATCTTCCGGGAGGTGGAATACGCCACCCAGGCCATGAAGGAAAAACAGCGCCGAAAATACATCAAGACGCTCCACAAAGACCTGAAGCAGCAGTTTACCGACCCTTTGAAAAACCTGACCAAGACCCAGGGCATGATCCTTATCAAGATGATCGAACGGGAGACGGATACGCCGGTCTACTACCTGATCAAAGACCTGCGCAACGGCCTGACGGCTACCTACTGGAGCACCATGGGCTCTCTCTTCGGCCACGACCTCAAGGATGGCTACCACGAAGGGCAGGACTCCATCCTCGACGCCGTATTGCAGGACATGGATATTTCGTATGATGTGCCGGACGTGCAGGGGGTGAAGTAAGAGAAGTGTTGTTAGCGGTTTCGAGTAAACTCCCGCATTGTTGTATTGCTAAGTGGCCAAACGGATACAGCCATTTGACTGCCCCGCCCAGCCAACAATCCAACCATTCAACAATCTTGGACTTTGGACGAACCCAAGGTGAAGTCGGAAGCGACCGAAGAAAGTTATCCAGCTGGTTAGACGGATGACACAGCCATTTTTTTCTCCAAAATTTTTTCCCGCCCGTTTTTTTCCCGCAAAATTTTCCTCTTAAATACTCAGAAAAGAAAGCATATCATTCTGCCATTCCCTTCCGTGAGCGATGCCGCACCCTTTTGTGATATAAATCACTTTAGTGGGGTGATATAAGTCATCAGAAACCAAGCCAAAATCCAGGATTTTCGAATCGTGAAAGGAGAATGACAAAAAAATGACAATAGCAATCACGAAATAAGATTCTCATCATACCTAAATATTTTGCCATGAGATTGAAAATAATTTTCGCATCACTACTAAGCTTGGCGCTCGCCCTTAGTTTATCCTCCTGTAAAGGAGACGAAGGGCCGATCGGGCCTGCCGGGCCAACCGGGCCAACCGGCTCCATTGGAGAAACCGGCCCCGCCGGAGAAGGCGTTCAAAACTGTAAAGACTGCCACGGCAGCAATCAGTTGATTACGGCCAAGCTCTTCCAGTGGGAGAATTCCATCCACGCCACCGGCGGCCACTACGAAAGGAACCAGGCCTCCTGCGCCATCTGTCACACCAGCCAGGGCTTCCTGGAAGTTGTAGGTACGGGAGCTACTTCCGCCGGAGCAGATGTCGAAAACCCACTGCCGCAGAACTGCTACACCTGCCACATGATCCACCAGACCTATACGGATGCGGACTGGGCGCTGACCACGCAAGATCCGGTCACCTTCTGGGTGAAGGGCGAAACGGCCGACATTGGCAAGGGCAACCTTTGTATCAACTGCCACCAGGCCCGTATCCCCAGCCCGGAAGTACCTGAACCGGGAGTTGACGGAATGGCCTCTGTCACCAGCAGCCGCTTCGGCCCGCACCACGGCGCTCAGGGCATGATGTTCACCGGCAGTGCCGGCTATGAAGTGCCGGGCGACGAGTCCTACACCAACGGCGTACACACCAACCTCGTTCAGAATGCTTGTATTACCTGCCACATGGCTGAAGTTGACGGTGGCAGAGCATCCGGCGGCCACACCTTCCGGGTAGCATCAGCGGAGGGTGAACTCAACACCAATGGATGTATACAATGCCATACGGATGCCGGCGAACTCGAAACACTGGTTGAAAACACCCAGGCTGAGATCGAAGGCCTGCTGCTGCAACTGGGTACTAGGCTCAACGAACTGGGCATCCTCCGAGATGACCTTGAGCTTGCCAATGCCTCTTCCAGTGCACCGCTGGAACTGACCAACGTCCAGCTCGGCGCGCTCTGGAACTACCAGTATGTAAGAGAAGACAAGAGCTTAGGCGTGCACAACGGCAAATACGCCCGGGCACTGCTGAAAAACTCCCTCGCTGCTTTGAATTAAGGTTCTTGTAGAGGATTTCTTCTACGACTGCAGCCTGCCGGGCGATTCCAAAAGAACAGTTGGAATGACCTTCCAACTGTTCTTTTTGGAACAAATCTTTTGCCCGGCTTAATTATACAACAAGACTCCCCCCATTCTTTGGGGTGAAGCATGCCGTTCATGGCGTAAAATCCAATTCCTGAAATCATGAAGCAACAACGAGTTCTATCCATCCTGGCTTTTATCATGCTGTTACTGAGCATGGCCACGCCTTGGGGATGTACCTCCGAATCAGGTATCCTCGTTATTGAGCCCCCGGTTATAGACACTACCATTCAGGTGAGTTTTTCCGAGGAAATTATTCCGCTCTTTAATAAGTCCTGCAATTTTAGTGGCTGCCACAATACAGGAGGCACCTCTCCCGACCTGAGTAAAGATAATGCGTATGCGTCACTTCAAGATGGAGCCTACATCGATACCGAAACTCCGGGAGACAGCGAACTGGTGCAGTGGCTACTCGGCAACGGAGGGCGACGCGTTATGCCCATTAATGGGAAAGATGATGAAATCATTTCTAAAGTATTGACCTGGATTACTCAGGGCGCAAAAGACAATTAAAAACTCACTATCATGAAAAATTTACGGCTTTTTCCAACAAGAGTACTTTACGCTTCCATGCTGCTTTGGTGCCTTACTGTTGTATTCATGCTATTGGCCGGCACTGCCCAGGCGCAGGACGAAGATCAGCCAGAAAAAGACACCCGCCCGGTGCGCAACACCTTTGAAAGTGTCTGGCTGATCGATAATCAGACGGTTATGGTGCCGATTAAAGGGACTTTTGAAATGGATATTCAGCACCGCTTCGGAACGGTCGCGAATGGTTATGACGATTTCTGGGGGCTCTATGCCAGTTCCAACATCCGCATCGGGTTCAACTATACCCCCATTGAGAAACTGCAGATTGGCTTTGGTTTCACGAAAGAGAACAAATATTGGGATTTCAACGCCAAATATGCGCTGCTCCAGCAAGGACGTAGTGGCGGTTCGCCGGTGAGCGTCACCTATTTCGTCAACGCCGCGATTGATACCAGGGTAAAGGAGGCCTTCCCGAAAAATACTTTCGAGGGTGTCGAACGGTTTTCCTATTTCCACCAGTTGATGATAGCGCGAAAGGTTAGCAAATCCCTTTCACTGCAGGCTAGCGCAAACCTTTCCCACTTCAACTTCCAGGAGCAATTCCTTTTAGAAAACAATCCGGTTGTCAACGAGGAAAAGCGAAACAATGACCACCTCTCTGTCTCTATCCTGGGCAGGTATAAGATCAGTTCGGCAATGGGCATCATTGTCAACGTTGACTTGCCGCTGACGGATCACGAGATCGCTGATCCGGTGAATGTATTTAATCCGGAGCCTAGCGTATCCTTCGGAATCGAGGTCACTTCCAGTGCCCACGCTTTTCAGATTTTTTTGGGCAACAATTATAGCATCGTCCCACAGCGGAACAATGTTTTCAACCAGAACAGCCCGAAACTGCTCGGAGATTATCTGATCGGCTTCAACGTCACCCGCCTGTGGAATTTCTAAAGATCCTGATCCGCTAATTCAAAATACAAACAGTCATGTCCGAATTGCAAAAAAATGACCGCCGGGATTTCCTGAAGAAAGGTGCCTGGGGAGTAACGCTGGCAGCCTGGGGGCAACTGGTCTTTTCCTGTTCTTCTTCCGGAGAGGGCGGAGAAAAGGTAACCGAGTCGGGAGATACGGTCAAGTTGCTTTCCCCGGAAGGAGAACTGGTGGAAGTAAAAAAAGAACACCTCCGTCACGTCCATACTATTGAAAAAGTATCCTGGAAGGAAGCCCGGCAGGGCATCCCGGGGAGAAAATTTGTCATGGTCATCGACCTGGCGCGCTGCAACAACGCCCGCAAGTGCGTCAACGCCTGCCAGGCCATGCACCACCTGCCTTCCGATAAGGAATGGCTATCGGTCCGGTTGATGAAAGACAGCGAAGAAAGCGCCCCTTACTGGTTTCCCAAGTCCTGCTTCCACTGCGACAACCCGCCCTGCGTGAAGGTTTGCCCGGTCAACGCTACCTACAAAAGGCAGGATGGGCTGGTGCTTGTCGACGCTGACCGCTGCATCGGTTGTAAATTCTGCATGGCGGCCTGCCCGTACTCTACCCGGGTATTCAACTGGAGCGAGGCGGACGTGGCAGGTGACGCGGACATCCATTCCTACTCACCGGAAACGAGTACGCCAGGTAAGGTCGGTACGGTCGAAAAATGCGATTTCTGCCCGGACATGGCGCGCATGGGTAAATTGCCGGACTGTGTCACGGCCTGCCCCAATGGAGTGATCTACTTTGGTGACGAGAACGAGGACGTCGTAACAAACGGCTCTGAAACCCTACGTTTCAGCCAGATGATTAAGGACCGCTCGGGTTATCGGTATATGGAGGATTTGGGAACCGAACCACGGGTTTGGTACCTGCCCCCGCGGGACCGCCTGTTCCCGGTAGAAAGAGGCTTTGAAAATCTCCCGGAAGGGCTCCAGGACGAGCTCAGGGATATGCTGGAAGAAGGATAGCGCCGGGATGAGATTCCGGGGCTTTATCAATTCACAAACACAACTCCAATATTGTTATGAACGTCACCGAAAGTCAAAATGCCACGCTGAGGTATTTCGCACCTCACCTTGAAAAATTTTCCACCCGGTCCAAGATGTGGGCCGGCTTCCTGTTGGCATTGATCGCCTTTGGCATGTTTGGCCTGTACAAGCAAATTGTGGACGGGCACGGCGTTACCGGTATGCGGGATTATGTGGTATGGGGGGTTTATATTGTCAACTTCGTATTCTTTATCGGAGTCAGCTATGCCGGGGCCATCGTGGCAGGCATATTGCACCTGCTCAAGGTGCCCTGGCGCCGGCCCATCATTCGCCTGGCCATCATGCTGGCCGTCATATCCGCCATCGTCGGGCCCTTCTTCATCATACTTTGTATCGGCCGCTTCGACCGGCTATTCTACCTGTTTACCCACGCCAGGTTGCAGTCGCCGATCATCTGGGATGTATTGGCGATCACGACCTATTTGGTGGGGGCTGTATTGTTCCTTTATCTCACGCTGATCAAAGACTTTGCGATTTATCGGGACACTAAAGCCCTGAACCTTCCACCATGGAGGCGCAAGGTATTTAAAGCGCTTGCCCTCAACTACCAGGATACGGAATTTCAGCAAAAACAAGTTGCCGTCTCCAAGACCCTCATGTCCATTATTATGGTTCCGATGGTGGTCATTGTGTCTTCTGTATTGTCCTGGATTTTTGGCATGACTTTGCGGCCCGGATGGCACAGCTCTATTTTTGGCCCCTACTTCGTACTGGCTTCCATCCTTTCCGGTATCGGCGTCCTGATCATGCTGATGTACGCCTTCCGGAAAATATATAAACTGGAAGAATACTTTACCGACAAGCACTTTGTTTATATGGGTTGGGCTATGCTGATCCTGGCGGCTGCCTACGGGTACGTTACTTTCTCCGAATACCTGACCAGTTGGTACGGCTCTGAGGAATGGGACGGCCGGGTGATCGACAAACTCTTCGTCAAGGAATACAGCACGTGGTCCCTCCTATCGACTATTTCTGTCATCGTCGTCCCGATCGTAGTGGTCGCCTTAAAACCCCTTCGCACGACCAACATGATCACCCTGGCCGCCTTTCTGGTGGCGGGTGGAATGTGGGTACGGCGCTACCTGATTGTGGTGCCCACGCTGGAAACCCCGCTGCTTCCCATACAGGATGTTCGTCCGGAATATGTAAATTATTCGGCGACCTGGGTAGAATGGGCATTGACTATCGGCGGCCTCGCTACCTTCTTTTTATTCTTTTTGCTGATGGCTAAATTCGTCACCATCTTCTCTATTTCGGAGTACGCCGATAAAACCAAGTTCGCTGGGATAGATATTACTGACACCAAAAAAGTTAAGCAATGACTCCTTCCAAGATCATAAAATTTTTCGGGTTGATTTTTGTGCTCACCCTTTGGGCTTTCCCCAATAAGGTTTCGGCACAAGACGATGAAAGCAGCGAGGAAAAGGAGCAGATTCGAACCCGCGCCAGCCTTTCCTGCCTGCAGAAAAACGACGGCCTGATCGACCTGAATATGCTCATCAGGGCAAAAATCGACGATCGTTATACTGGCCTGCCTGGATTGGAGATAGCGTTTATTGCGGCCACGGATAGCTCTGAGGTCAGCTTGGGCAAAGCAACTACCGATGAAAACGGCGTCGCTACCCTTGAGGTCAACGCCAAAGAGATTCCCCGGGATACAGCCAACCGCATGGCTTTCGCTGCCGAGTTTGAAGGCAACGACGAATTCAAAGGCAGTGACGACGATATCGAAATCATCCCGGCCCGTTTGGTCCTGGAGCCCATAGAAGAAGACTCTTCCCTGTCCGTGCAGATTACCCTCCTGGCCGGAGACAAGCCGGTGGAGGATGAAGATATTTCCCTCTTTGTGCATCGCCTCTTCCGGCCCCTGAAGGTTGGAGAAGGGACGACAGACGAAGACGGAATGACCACCGTCAGCTTCCCTATGGGCATGCCCGGCGACCCGGAAGGCAATTTAGAGATTTACGCCTTTCTGGAAGACCACAGTGATTTTGGCAGCATTCGAACTGAAATGACCAAAGCCTGGGGCACGCCTGTATCTGACAAACTGGAAGATATGCCCAGAGCCCTGTGGAGCCCTAACCCTCCCTTGTGGATGGTCCTGGCATTCGTTGTCCTCATGGCCGCCGTATGGGGGCACTACGGCGTTATCGTTTACAAGCTGATGCAGATCAGCAGAGAGGGCAGGGAAAGTTGAACAACAACTTTTAAGCCCCCTTGAAAGACTCTCGCAGCATGGCTCTTTTCATCGTCGTTTTGCTTGCGTTTAATATGTTAAATTTATCATAAGGCTTACAAAAATGACAAAAATCAGTGGCCGTGCGTCATTTTTTCGTCATATTGCGTGAGCAAACAAAAAATTGTTAATTCAAAATTATCTGTGATATGAAAATCA
This genomic window contains:
- a CDS encoding nucleotidyltransferase; this translates as MKPTLLILAAGMGSRYGGLKQVDGVGPGGEPIIEYSVYDAIRAGFGKVVFVIRKDIEPAFREKFSNKFEDKVQVEYAFQAVNTPIEGIAELPEREKPWGTAHAVLVARHLIQEPFAVINADDYYGISSFEDMAHFLKYDCRPDHYAMIGYQLDKTLSEAGQVNRGICEVNEAGLLTDVVERHKIHRAAEGIVYEEEGEKHSLSEQALVSMNFWGFHHQVFDEIRRQFLDFVEENKENPQAEFYIPTVVNQLIQSGKVKLSVLPNKEKWYGVTYREDKDMVEKAFGVLVEEGRYPGRLWG
- a CDS encoding PorT family protein, with the protein product MNRLSLVLLLAIPGWFQLAAQEFSGGFRAGINFATIDGPSEASDSGNSLEEYKMSTGFHVGATANLKFNDYFGLRAELLYSQKGTDYNYNGQSFWILYTEDDQPIYATGDRNTSLSITNSYIDIPFMAVGRYGRVEISGGASLGFLVSSRGSGELTFSGQTAAGSTVDPFTVVLDFSYFDDTFRRTDIDDVEIRDIDGKTVKIPKTLTTNFQELEGKQDLFKTIDLGLIGGLAFYLNQGLYVGLRVNYGLSDLTKTEQDPSRKELNEDNNLIFRDDKDHNLTLQASVGFSF
- a CDS encoding GNAT family N-acetyltransferase, whose amino-acid sequence is MNYSIRTATIETAVQVSQQVPELENPHGAEEYQKRFRNAPHLILAAYDGDKPVGFKAGYERDGYFYSWMGGVLPAYRKKGIAQALANAQEAWAKKQGYDSIAFKTRNVHKAMLIFALGNGFDIIAVEKKEEVAANRIWLRKAF
- a CDS encoding DUF4294 domain-containing protein, whose translation is MKNILLLFITAFGFSGMLQGQANGTISVAGQQYPYIVDDCGDTLIVATLDDVSISTMREFKSREDYLRYRRYRRYAAKVYPYAVEAVKIFREVEYATQAMKEKQRRKYIKTLHKDLKQQFTDPLKNLTKTQGMILIKMIERETDTPVYYLIKDLRNGLTATYWSTMGSLFGHDLKDGYHEGQDSILDAVLQDMDISYDVPDVQGVK
- a CDS encoding ammonia-forming cytochrome c nitrite reductase subunit c552, which gives rise to MRLKIIFASLLSLALALSLSSCKGDEGPIGPAGPTGPTGSIGETGPAGEGVQNCKDCHGSNQLITAKLFQWENSIHATGGHYERNQASCAICHTSQGFLEVVGTGATSAGADVENPLPQNCYTCHMIHQTYTDADWALTTQDPVTFWVKGETADIGKGNLCINCHQARIPSPEVPEPGVDGMASVTSSRFGPHHGAQGMMFTGSAGYEVPGDESYTNGVHTNLVQNACITCHMAEVDGGRASGGHTFRVASAEGELNTNGCIQCHTDAGELETLVENTQAEIEGLLLQLGTRLNELGILRDDLELANASSSAPLELTNVQLGALWNYQYVREDKSLGVHNGKYARALLKNSLAALN
- a CDS encoding 4Fe-4S dicluster domain-containing protein, producing MSELQKNDRRDFLKKGAWGVTLAAWGQLVFSCSSSGEGGEKVTESGDTVKLLSPEGELVEVKKEHLRHVHTIEKVSWKEARQGIPGRKFVMVIDLARCNNARKCVNACQAMHHLPSDKEWLSVRLMKDSEESAPYWFPKSCFHCDNPPCVKVCPVNATYKRQDGLVLVDADRCIGCKFCMAACPYSTRVFNWSEADVAGDADIHSYSPETSTPGKVGTVEKCDFCPDMARMGKLPDCVTACPNGVIYFGDENEDVVTNGSETLRFSQMIKDRSGYRYMEDLGTEPRVWYLPPRDRLFPVERGFENLPEGLQDELRDMLEEG
- the nrfD gene encoding polysulfide reductase NrfD yields the protein MNVTESQNATLRYFAPHLEKFSTRSKMWAGFLLALIAFGMFGLYKQIVDGHGVTGMRDYVVWGVYIVNFVFFIGVSYAGAIVAGILHLLKVPWRRPIIRLAIMLAVISAIVGPFFIILCIGRFDRLFYLFTHARLQSPIIWDVLAITTYLVGAVLFLYLTLIKDFAIYRDTKALNLPPWRRKVFKALALNYQDTEFQQKQVAVSKTLMSIIMVPMVVIVSSVLSWIFGMTLRPGWHSSIFGPYFVLASILSGIGVLIMLMYAFRKIYKLEEYFTDKHFVYMGWAMLILAAAYGYVTFSEYLTSWYGSEEWDGRVIDKLFVKEYSTWSLLSTISVIVVPIVVVALKPLRTTNMITLAAFLVAGGMWVRRYLIVVPTLETPLLPIQDVRPEYVNYSATWVEWALTIGGLATFFLFFLLMAKFVTIFSISEYADKTKFAGIDITDTKKVKQ